The following proteins are encoded in a genomic region of Tenacibaculum sp. 190524A05c:
- a CDS encoding 4Fe-4S binding protein gives MKVIKNIGLVISLIGFAIFTASMFTGTNNVSEETFNTWASQKVKSEFFIEKAKQEIVGKELTASQLSSKIVDIAKQSNEFQKSQDEIAWEKIIYIKWNKTYKDFVYPLVRASATGWVVQNQGLFFFLTFGLAILGGLLFFGADYQLLGPPGIKNNGIFQHSATNRGVLGMIAFVYFVGFYMLLYFFPNYLINPILSVNPIKQALNGNASDQWFLYGFMYCSVMTVFAIRMFIKYRHNNYQIVRTAVVLFFQIAFAFLIPEILVAFNKPWFDFKNAWPLNYTFFFDWNINSLIENGNLGIFMLVWGIILTLVIVPVMVYFYGKRWYCSWVCGCGGLAETLGDPYRQLSSKSLFSWKVERWLIHGVLVFATLMTALTLYTYFAEIESWKEVAFGLSAYDIQSSYGFLIGSIFSGVIGTGFYPILGNRVWCRFGCPLAAYMGLVQRFKSRFRITTNGGQCISCGNCSTYCEQGIDVRSYAQKGENIVRSSCVGCGICSAVCPRGVLKLENGPEKGRINPTQVLLGNDVDLLELMNEK, from the coding sequence ATGAAAGTAATCAAAAATATAGGTTTAGTAATCTCTCTTATTGGGTTTGCTATTTTTACAGCAAGTATGTTTACTGGAACGAATAACGTTTCTGAAGAAACATTTAATACTTGGGCTTCACAGAAAGTAAAAAGTGAATTTTTTATTGAAAAAGCAAAACAAGAAATTGTTGGTAAAGAATTGACTGCTTCTCAATTATCATCTAAAATAGTTGATATCGCTAAGCAATCAAATGAATTTCAGAAAAGCCAAGATGAAATTGCTTGGGAAAAAATTATTTATATAAAGTGGAATAAAACATATAAAGATTTTGTGTATCCTTTAGTAAGAGCTTCGGCTACTGGATGGGTGGTTCAAAATCAAGGATTGTTCTTCTTCCTTACCTTCGGATTAGCCATTTTAGGTGGATTATTATTCTTTGGCGCAGATTATCAATTATTAGGACCTCCAGGAATAAAAAATAACGGAATCTTTCAGCACTCAGCAACTAACAGAGGTGTTTTAGGAATGATTGCTTTTGTATATTTCGTTGGGTTTTACATGTTATTGTACTTCTTCCCAAATTACTTAATCAATCCTATTTTATCTGTTAATCCTATTAAACAAGCTCTAAATGGAAACGCCTCGGATCAGTGGTTTTTATACGGATTTATGTATTGTTCTGTAATGACTGTTTTTGCCATAAGGATGTTCATTAAATACAGACATAATAATTATCAAATTGTAAGAACAGCTGTTGTTTTATTTTTCCAAATTGCGTTTGCTTTTTTAATTCCTGAAATATTAGTTGCTTTCAACAAGCCTTGGTTCGATTTTAAAAATGCTTGGCCTTTAAACTATACTTTCTTTTTTGATTGGAATATTAATAGTTTAATCGAAAATGGAAATCTGGGAATATTCATGTTAGTTTGGGGAATCATTTTAACATTAGTTATTGTTCCTGTAATGGTATACTTCTACGGAAAACGTTGGTATTGTTCTTGGGTTTGTGGATGTGGTGGTTTAGCTGAAACATTAGGAGATCCATATCGTCAATTATCAAGTAAATCTTTATTCTCTTGGAAAGTTGAACGTTGGTTAATTCACGGAGTTTTAGTTTTTGCTACATTAATGACGGCATTAACTTTATACACGTACTTCGCTGAAATTGAAAGTTGGAAAGAGGTTGCCTTTGGATTATCCGCTTATGATATTCAGAGTTCATACGGATTCTTAATCGGATCTATTTTCTCTGGAGTTATTGGAACAGGTTTTTATCCAATTTTAGGAAACCGTGTTTGGTGTCGTTTTGGTTGTCCTTTAGCAGCTTACATGGGATTAGTACAACGTTTCAAATCTCGTTTTAGAATTACTACAAATGGAGGTCAGTGTATTTCTTGTGGAAACTGTTCTACATATTGTGAACAAGGGATTGATGTTAGATCTTATGCTCAAAAAGGAGAAAACATTGTTCGTTCAAGTTGTGTAGGATGTGGAATTTGTTCTGCAGTATGTCCAAGAGGAGTTTTAAAATTAGAAAA